AGGAGAATTCTCTGCCCCACTTGGTCACCACACTATTGTGACCTTCTGCAGAGCTTCCCTAGCTCCTCCGTATCCAAAACAGGGCTTTGCACACAGCAGGGCTCTCAGTCCTCGTACAATAACTTTAAGCTGGATGGAAGCCTGCAATGCCTGGGTCAGTGTCCAGACTCCGCGGAGAGACACCTGCTCACCCCAAAGGGGACACCGGAGGCAGCTGCAGCAGAGATGGTCAAAAGATGGTCGGCGGGGGTGCCCTGGGAGCCAACTCAAGGGAGGTGCAGTCAGATCATTCCAGCTAGGAATGGAGGCAGAAAGAGGCCGATGGTCCCCAGGAAGCAGACGATGATAAACAGCCAGAGGAAGATCCTGTCAATGACCATGGCAACGTACTTCCAATCCTCCTTCACCTGTGGGGAAGACAGCACACAGTGACAGGGGCCAGGCCTGGGAAAGGGGATGCATTCCTCCCATGCACAGCCCCTGCACAGCCCCTGCACAGACGACCACTGGGGGCAGCAGCAACTGCCCCACAGAGACCTTGGGGAGCAAAGGTCAGCGCAGGGAgcggggtgggtggaggggagggatggGCTGTTTCAAGGCTCCAGTAAGCTCCACTGATGATTCCCCTCCCATCCCAGCCCCTCCACATGCCCAGACCTGTCCATATTATGCTCCCAGACTATAGGTAAAGGAGGCTAGAGGGACGCAAGGAGGTGGCAGGACCACCCATGGGCATGGGCCCTTCTAGGGGGCCTGCAGTGACTTCAATGCAACACCAGACTTTGCTGCTCAGAGGTTGCCTCCTCATCCACCTGCTGGAGCTGGGGAGAGGGAAACAGGCGAAGATGGCTGGCACCCCAGGCaggctgggagtggggtgggggcttTGTAGAACTTGGGCTCACAGCCCAGACAAGGGAGCCTGGATTCTCCACTGCTCCTGGATGACATCATGAttaattttcttatctattcATCAAGGCCACTCAGTAATAACCTCCCGGCCTTTCATCCTTCCCTAGGCTGATAAGAATTTTGTGCTAGAGTAGTGGCCTACTCACATAACAATGGCAgacaggggctggggcaggggtcaGGGTGGGGCCAATGCCATGGCAGGGGCGGGGGAGCGGAGTCCACCTGGCACAATCAGGAATCTGCAGGGCTTGTGGTTGAAGAGTGAAGTTTGCAAGATCCTCAGGAGCCCATGAAcaaggaggcagaggaagagacCATCCAAGACAAAAGACAAAGGCTGACGCTGCAGCAGCTGACTTTCTGGGTCTCTCCTGAAATGGTCCCCCTGCCTCCCGCCACCTCCAAGGCAATGGGGGGAGCTGGCGGCCTGAGGGAGGCACGGGGTTCAGTGTCTGGGATCCTCCCTCTCCGGCTCTCAGCCTCCCTGTTAGGCTGAGCTACTCATGCCTGACCCCGTGGTGTGTAACCTGCCACCTGCCAATAAATGTCCTCAAAGCAGCCAGCTACATGTGCTCTCTTGCTATCTATTCCATACTTCTAAGGACCACGACTGAGGGAAGTGGGCCCTCACGAGAGGGGCCTGGGCTGCCCAAGCTCACACTCTGCGGTGAGGTGGTTCCCCGCTAAGTTGGTGGGGCCACCCAGGCTGGCCCCTCTCCCAACCCCAACGCACCGAAGAGTCGGCATCCTCAGACCGCAGGTGGTCAGCAATGTAGTGCATGCCTTCCAGTGCCTTCTGCATGCGGGGTGATAGCAGCAGCTCACCCTTCTGCAGTACAGTCTCAGCCTTGGGACCTGAGGCCCCAGAGTGAAGGTGGCCGTGGCTGCAGAGGGTGCCCACAGAGGGGGCTGCATGACCTGCACATGCCCAtctgtcctcctcctccaccaccacctcccttTCCTCAGCATCCACATTGCTCTCCAGCCAGTGATAAGACGGGCTGAGCTTCAGGCGTGGGGGGCGGCAGAGCTCCAAGGGTGGTGGGGGCCGGTTCATCAGAAGCCACCGGGGCACACAGCCCAGAAGGGCCCCCCGCACCCAGTGAGGCATGGTATGGGTGCTGGGGGAGCGGTGGTGCACATTGAGCACGAAGACAGTGATGACGATGGACAGGGTGACGAAGATCATGGTGAACAGCAGGTACTCGCCGATGAGCGGGATGACCAGCGAGGTGGACGGGATGATCTCGGTGATGAGCAGCAGGAAGACGGTGAGTGACAGCAGCACCGAAATGCACAGCGTGATCTTCTCGCCGCAGTCGGAGGGCAGGTAGAAGACCAGCACGGTGAGGCAGGAGATGAGCAGGCAGGGGATGATGAGGTTGATGGTGTAGAAGAGCGGCAGCCGCCGGATGACGAAGGCGTAAGTGACGTCGGGGTAGATCTCGGCGCAGCAGTCATACTTCTTGCTGTTGTAGGTGCCCGTGGCGTTGACGATGGCCCACTCGCCGCTCTCCCAGTAGTCCTTCAGGTCCACTGTCTGCTCCATCTGCTCCAGGTCGATCTTGGCCTTGTCATAAGTCCAGGAGCCAAACTTCATCTTGCAGTTCTGCTGGTCGAAGGGGAAGAAGGTGACGTCGATGCTGCAGGAGCTCTTGTAGATGGCCGGGGGCACCCAGTGCACAGTGCCCGTGGAGAAGAGGTGGGCCTTGGTCATGTGGGTCACTGCAAACTCCCCATCTGCactggggagaagagaggagCTGGGGAGACCCCTGCACACCCACCTGCCTGAGCCAGCCTACTCAGAAAGCTGGCAGCAGGGGAACCCCAAGAACCAAGTCAGACCCGGCCACACTGGCGGGGTTTATTTACGAAAGTGTGTAAGTCTCCCCCGGCATGCACATTTATAGCCACTGAGCTGTCTTGTCAATTACTACctttttaaatacaaaaggaGGAATTGTGAGGAATAGAAGGAAGTACCAAGAATTCTAAAAACAACCACTAATAACATTttgatgatatatatgtatatatataaaatgtaaaacgattatatatacataatctaTCAATATATGGCAATCATATATATTTGTGATCCTGGGGTATGTGTTGTTTGATTacctatttttattcatttaatattttatttgcagTAAGGAAAGAGTTGAATAGACACAACGCCAGCCACGCCACAGGGGAGAAGGAAATAGCATTCAAAACATCTCTTCCAAAGTTCGTGCGTTAGGggtttttcaaaggcagttttGGGGAAGGGATGGGTGTGGCCAggtgcttgctgctgattggCTGGGTGGAGATGACATCACAGGGGGTCACAGCTGTCCTCCTGCGAGCTGAACATTTAATAGAGTGATATCTATGAGTCTGTTTATCTTCCCTAGCAGATGATGAGTCAGCACCTCAGGAGGGCGATCCCTTTCCACCTGGGATCATCCTTGCTCAGAAGAGACCTAACAACTTTGCGAGTGAAGATACTACCTTGAATGTACCCATTTAACATGCGTTTTTGAGCCCCTCATCCACTAGGGCCTGTACCAGAGCTGTGCAGAAGAGGAATATGAGAAAGGTCCCTGCCTTTAAGGAGCCACGAGGAGATGAGACATCTGCAGGAACCACTGCAACATCAGGGAGGCAGTTGGCAACGCTAGGAGGGCAGTCTGGGTGCTACCCGGACCCTTTGGGGGAAAGCTTCCTTCTGGGACGTGGGCAGGGTCATTGAGAAGCCTGCCATTTGCAAAAGGCCTTGACTGATGGTAGGATTTGGCTGAGAAATGGGCAGAGAGCCTTCCAGTAGAGGGTCACACAGGGACAGAATGTGAATCAGGGGTATCGTGGGACTGGGCATTTAAGGACCCACAAGGAGTCTGGGGACACTGAAATAGTGGTGACCAGTCGGGCAGCACTTCCTGGAAGCTTCAGCCCCTGATTCCACCAGGAGGTGGCTCGGTGGGCTCTTGCTCTAGTCTTTAAccatcttccttccctttctaatCGCCACAGTCAATCCTAAAATCCAAGAAATCAGAAGAGTGCTTGGGAACAGGCGGCTTTTTTTCCCCATGGAGTAGTTCCATGGTAGAGATATGGGCAGGCTGGAAATAGGAACTTTGAAAGGGAGTAACAAATACATTgagacaaaagttaaaaaaaaaaatttttttttgaggcggaatctcactctgtcattgggctggagtgcagggctgtgatctcagctcactacaacctctgcctcccaggttcaagcaattctcctgcctcagcctcccaagtagctgggactacaggtgtgcaccaccatgcccggctaatttttgtatttttagtagagacagggtttcacccggttggccaggatggtctcaatctcttgacctcgtgatcggcccgcctcggcctcccaaagtactgggattacaggcatgagccaccgcgcccaggcaaaaacaaaaatttttttaagcattTTGTTTATCACAAACAATGACCACTAGATGGCAACATGTGCTCATTTGGGGGAAGGAACATTGCAAATTCTTTGATGCCTTCCTGTTAACCTTGAGTGGAGTACCTGGGTGGAGGGGACCCTTCTCTAAATGTCAGCAAGACTTCGGCTTGGAATTTTGTCCCCCCCAAAAATTTCTTGTAATAAATCAGGTAACACTGGCTGAAGTCTTATTGGATAATCGTCAAACTCGAAGTCATATTTGATGTAGGACTTTGCTCTTGACCTCTGCCACATGTACAGGAAGCGGAAACTAGAAGGATCCTGGGTGCCAGCTGTAGGGCACAGAGATATGACAGGGTGGGGAGTTCGGGAGTCCTGCAGCAGCTGCAAACACTAGGCACCTGCTGTGTGAGAGCTGCCAGTGTAAGAACCCAGGATGAACACGTGTTCACCAAAATGGCTCAGGTGAAAGGGCTTAGTTCTGACCAGAACTGGACagtgtaaaaaaaaatctgacccatctgaagacacaaaatccagaaatgagttgcttttccttttatttcattctttaaaaatagcaCTTCCAAAGTAGGATCAAAGGAATTGGGAAACGCTGGGCTAGGTGGGTGTCTTTGCTGCAGAACttctaataacattttaaaaaatgctattggCTCTGCCATTTTCCAAAGGACttgggtggggatgggggtgggtgtGATGACATACAATGTTATCCAAAATTACTTGACCACAGAACTCTTTTTCATACCTATTTATAACTCAAAGAAGCCATGCTCCTTACAGCCCCaccttagaaaacatttttagatgaACATAACaccaaatatcttttcattttaacttCTTTACTTCTAAGGGAAGAATTGCCTGATAGTGTTTGCAGCTGCTGCAGGACTCCCGAACTCCCCACCCTGTCATATCTCTGTGCCCTACAGCTGGCACCCAGGATCCTTCTAGTTTCCGCTTCCTGTACATGTGGCAGAGGTCaaatacagaaatgaaattaTAGATGTGTATTTATtccatcaaaatattttttattgatttatttttgtccACTGGGGCTCTCTTTAGACTCCTCTGCCTTCTATTAACTTCTTGTCATTGTGGTCAAAGATTACTCCTTTTTAGTCTTAAAGATAACTACAAAATAACATGattgggaaaaaagaaactgcataCCAAGTGAGCACATGCCCTTCGAAGGTGCTGGCCCGATGCTGCCTGCCTGTCTGAACAACACTGCCACCCCTCACAACTCCAACCCCAAGGTATTGTTTTTTGAGCCTGCACCAAATTTTTCAAAGAATACTCAGTATTGACAATCTCTGTCCctctagcacagtgccaggcactgatACCTAAAAGGTGCTCAGCTGCCACTCATTTTGGTGTAGAGTGAGAACAAAAcgaaagaaatgaaggaataaaGAGAGAGGCAGGGGAGACATGCTCAGCACAGCAGTTGAGAAGGAGGCGAGGAAGCTGACACCAGGGGTGCCCTTCCCAAGGCCATGGACCCGGCCCTTGCAAGTTGGCCTCCCCTCATCCCCCCAGGATCCCAATGGCTTCCTACTTGTTGTAGAGGACAATGTCAGGGATCCAGATCATCTCAGAAGGGACCCTGAGAGATGTGATGTTGCCAAAATCAGCAGGGTTCCAGCGCAGTTTGTAGTCGCTCCACTcctgtgtgtggggagggagttGTGTCAACCTCGCTTCCAGGGAGCAGCATAGGGCAAAGCTAGCACACCCCGGGGATGCCCAGAATGGGCCAAGCAGCCCCCTTGGAGCAGCCAGGGCTCCCCACCCAGCCCAGAATAGTGGAGGGAGCTGCAGTGCTGGGAACGGGCTCTGAGCAAGTAACCAACCTTCTCGCTTTGCCTGGACTTTAGTAGTCAAGGTCCCAAGGCACATGAAGTTCACCCTTGTCCTGCCTCTAGTCCTCGTTCTGCCAATCCCTGGCTGGACGACCTTGGTGGGCCACCTCACTCATCTCTAGTGAAGTCTCTCATTTTTAGTGCATCACAGTTTATGGTTTGTTTTATGCTCTCCATCTAGGAAAAGCCTCCATGGGAGAGCCAAGCAGGGAGTGAGAGCAGGTGAAAGTATCTTCCCATTTagcagatgagcaaactgaggacCAAAGACAGGAAAATCAACCTGCCAGAGGCATACAGTGAGGCAGGGGTGTTACCCAGGGACCTTCAAACTGCACTCCCAAGTGCCCTACAGGAGTCCCACCAGAGACGGGATGTCtgggccccacccctgcctccaccAGTGCAGGTCCAGCTCAGTCCCCCTGCCTCCATCAGTTTCATATTCTCTCCGTAGTCCATCTGTCAAGTTTTCAGGTCCAACTTGAAATTTTGAGGCACCCACACCAAATTGGGGTACATTAATCCTCCCAGGCATGTGGCAGTAGTTTgtgttatcctcattttgcagatgaggaaactgaggctctgagaggttacGTAGCTCATCCAGTATCACAAGCTAATCAGAGGCATTGctgactggcctcaaactctagTACTCCTTCCTTGCCCTGCCACCCCAACCCTGAAGCCCAGGTGGCCAGCCCATGGGGACAACTGTGGCAACCCAGGTTCTAGGCCTGcctccctgcacacacacacaccgcatGACTGGGTAGCTTCCAAGTTCCTGCTTCCCTCTGGCCCTCAGCTGTCACATCTGTAAAGATGAGATGAGTGACCCCCTAATAGCTCTTGGGTTACAGCATCAGAGAGAGGGAAGCCTCCAACCTAAGCGGGATCTGTGCACCCTTTCCTGAGTCTAACTGGGCTCTATGACTGTCTTAACCAGTAGTATACAACAAGATCAATGCTGGCCCAGTTTCTTTTACTCCCTGTCTCTTGGGACTCTCACTCTGGAATCCCTGAACCACCAGGCAAGATGTCTGACTCCCCTGCTGGAGAGACTCTGAGGGTGCCTGAAAGGGGCGAAGGGCCCATCTGAGTCCAGCCTTCCAGAACCTTCCAGCACCTTCCAGAGCCTTCCAGACATCCCTGCTAAGGGACAGATGCGTGAATTAAGCTGTCTCAGACCCTCCAGACCAGATGAACCCTCACTCAAATATCACAAAGTAACCCTAGTGGTCACCATGTGAAGCAGAAGAAACCACCCAAACTCCTGGCCATAAAGCCGTGAGATACAGTGAGCTGGGAGCTGCTGTGAGCCTGTAAGTTTGGGGGTATTTGGGTGGCAGTATAGATATTAAGCACTCAGCGTTCTCCCATAGAAGGAGCCTGGGACTCGGAGTCAGGCACAGCTGGGCCCCCTTTTCCAGCCCAGCTTCTCTCTGCTTCATGATCTCCTGAGCTGTAAAATGGGCAGAATGAGGCCCCCGTGGGGTTTTGGGGAAGATTCCGAAGTAGCAGGGATGAACGGATGCCTGCTCCCAGGAAAGCACCACTTGGCTTTCTAGTGCCTGAGGCTATGTTCCGCAGGCCCTGTGGAAAAAGTCGGCTTTGGGAACATCCCACATGATATCTGCTTGGTAAACTAAGTTCAGGGTCTTGCTGTTCCTTGGTCTTTCACTAGCAAAGAAGTCCTGGAGGGGTCTGGGGTCCGTGGATTCCCGGTCCCCACCGCCTGGACTGGAGGAGGGGCCCTCACCTGTTTTAGCCAGACGTTGGTGGTCATCATTTGGTTCTTCTCATCCtggcccagagagagagagaggagcaatTAAAGGGGTGGGTCCAGACCCAGAAGGCAGGGAGGAGTAGGATGGGCTGTTTTCAGACCCTCTGATAGGATACCCCAAGCCCAGCCCACCTGCCACCCACTCTGAAACCTGCCACCCTTACTCAGATTCTCCAGGGTCACACAGGAACTGCTGCCAATCAATGCCCTCCTAGGAGGGAGCTCCAGAGCTGGGAGAGGGGAGAGTGTAGCTGCCCTGGGAAgagccatccccacccccaccccaggtcaCTGCTGTGattgagggcagggctggggtagAGGAAGGAGCAGGGGGAAAGCGGTGGGTGGTCTGGGATCTCCTTCCTCGGGGCCAGCGGTGGGAAGACAGGCGCACCACATCGATGAGCTGAGCGATGGACAGTCCGAAGCGCACAATCACCACGTCTGAAGTGTTGGGCACTGGGCGCGCCCAGCGGTTGTAGCCCCGGAAGAGGTGTTTGAAGAGCCGGTCCTCAGCCTCGGTATGCGAGCCTCCCTGCGGCAATGCCGTGGGACTGGGAGAGGAGAGTGGGTCTCCAGGAGCCCTGGGAGGTGGGCGCTTAGCTTCCTCTCCACCTGCCATCAAATCAGAGCCACTCAGCCTCACTGAGCcccagtttgctcatctgtaaaatggagatgcttATCCAGAACCTATCTCAAAACATTGTTGAAGATGGCAGATGACAATGTCTATCAGAGCTGAGCACAGCATGAGAAGGCTGTGAAGTCGGAGCTCAGGAAAGGTCAGCTGTTTTGTGATgttagagaagaaaagagtgagaactAGTGCTGCAGGTAGAGAGGggaaggggcagaggcagggaagtGAAGAGACTTGAATCTAGAGACAAGATTCAGCCCCATATGGAGGAGTGCCAGGGGGACAGAGAAGTGGAAGAGATGCCTGGTCTACGTGGGAGGCTGCAGGGAGAAGGGCTCCGGCATTGCAGTGAGCCTGGCCAGGGTAAGCAGTCTCCCGTTCCCACCCACTTGTCCGATGAACCATTAATGCTAACAGGGAAATGGACCACTTTGGGAACCTCCCCAATTTTTTCTTAAACCATGGGCATTTGCCACTTCCTATCAAACaaagcttttcaaaatgtttctatGGCACTGCTCATGTCAGTTTTCACTGTGTTCAGCAAACAGCTTCACCCCTTCAGGACTCTGCTGTCCAAGCAAGTCGAGAACTACAGCTCCAAATCCCAGAAAAACGTGTCAGCACCATCTGGGACAGAAAGCGCTGTGTCCCGAGTGCCTCCTGTATCCTGGATTCTGGTCACAAACTttcgtttaatcctcacaataggcCTGGGAAGTACACAACACTATTTGCGTTTTGCAGCTGAGGACATTGAAGCTTGGGGACATTTAAGGTGACACAGATGCTAATGTCAGAGCTGTGATCGCCCCTCCACCTCTCCCAGTGGAACCAGCCACCCGGTTGATGGCCTCTGAAGTCCCCTGCAGCTTTGACGGTTGCAACACGTCCACCTGCAGACTCCTTCCTACAGTTTGTGAGCCCACAGGCATGAGATGAAGTCTTACAATGACAGGTGACAAGCACTCACCTGCTGGGGTCAGAAGGAGCCACCACAGGCTGAGCTTTGTGAATGACAGGAACACAGGACAGGAGGGGCCCATGGTTTCTCCTGAGCATCAGGAGGTCAGGTCAGGGCTTTGCTGTGGGTTGCACCATGGACCATGTCCCCAGCAGAGCTGCTGCTGGATTCTGCGAGGATTCCGCTGGATTCTGCGAGGCTTCCTCTCACCACCAAACCTGAGCAAGCCCAAGAAAGGGCTCTTAGGGTCATGCATCCTTGACATAGGCATATTTCTGTTTCTCATGTTCCACACAGGCATGAAATGTGAGCAAAAGGCCCTCAGCAGCTAAGTGCTCCTGGGCTCTCCCCGGCTTATTGAGGAATcaacctcttcctctttctccagaGTCAGCCAGCGACTCTGCCCTAAGACCAGCCCTGATCTACTGGACAAAGGAGAGCACAGGATGGGACTGAGGTCCCCATTGCTTTGCCTCAGtggtcatctgtaaaatgtggataatcaTACTGCAAAGAGTGGTCAATAAAAGAATCAGGGTACTATTCACAAGATCCAAAGGGTGGAAACAGCCTTTTGTCCaaacaaatgtccatcagctgatgaatggatggacAAAAGGCAGTAAATCCTTACAACAGAACATGATTCCACCATAAAAAGGACTGAGGTGCTGACACTTGCTACAGCGTGGAGGAACCTAGAAAGCATTGTGCAAAGTACCAGAAGCCAGTGGCAAAAAGCCACATACTGAAGgtgatattgtaaaatatatatttggtcttcaatCCTATTTCCTGGAATACAACTCCTAAGATACTCGGAATCTCCAAAATGATGTCTTTTTGCATGACTGGTGGCTGGCAGCCCCTAGGCAGCTGCAGGATGGGGCTGGTCACAGGAAGATGAAGGCAGGCTTTAaagggttgggactttcagccccacccctcAAACCTCCAGGGACAGGAGAGCAGATGAAGGTTAAGTTGATCGCCAGTGGCCACTGGATTAATCAGTCATGCTgcataatgaagcctccataaaaacccgaAAGGACAGGTTTTGAAGAGCTTCTAATAGCAGAACATTGGAGGTTCCTGAGGAGTGATGAGCCCAGGGAGGGTGTGGAAGCTCCGTGCCCCTTCCCAAACCTTGCCGTATACATCTCGTCACCTGTATCTTACACTATCTCTTATAAGCTAGTAAAccagtgtttccctgagttctgtgagccactctagcaagtTAGTTGAACCCAGggagggggtcatgggaaccccaatTTATAGCCAATGGGTTAGAAACACAGGTAAAACAACCTAGGACTTGTGATCTGCATTGACACCGGGTGCAGTGTTGGGGGCTGAGCCCTCGATGTGTGGGATCTGAGCTGTCTCCAGATGGATGGTGTCTGAATTGAATTAGAAGGCACCCAGCTGATCTCTGCTGCAGAATTGACAGCTTGCTTTCATGTGAGGAGAAATCCCCACATCTTTGggggtcacagaagtcttccGTGTTGATTATTGTGGGGTGAGAGCAGAGAAAAACAGTTTGTGGTTTTTCCTACACATTGTATGATCCCATTGATATGGAATAcgcagaataggcaaatctatagagacagaacaTAGATTAGTGGTTGCAGGGGCGGCAGGAAGGTGGGATG
The nucleotide sequence above comes from Symphalangus syndactylus isolate Jambi chromosome 10, NHGRI_mSymSyn1-v2.1_pri, whole genome shotgun sequence. Encoded proteins:
- the CHRNA2 gene encoding neuronal acetylcholine receptor subunit alpha-2 isoform X1, giving the protein MGPSCPVFLSFTKLSLWWLLLTPAGGEEAKRPPPRAPGDPLSSPSPTALPQGGSHTEAEDRLFKHLFRGYNRWARPVPNTSDVVIVRFGLSIAQLIDVDEKNQMMTTNVWLKQEWSDYKLRWNPADFGNITSLRVPSEMIWIPDIVLYNNADGEFAVTHMTKAHLFSTGTVHWVPPAIYKSSCSIDVTFFPFDQQNCKMKFGSWTYDKAKIDLEQMEQTVDLKDYWESGEWAIVNATGTYNSKKYDCCAEIYPDVTYAFVIRRLPLFYTINLIIPCLLISCLTVLVFYLPSDCGEKITLCISVLLSLTVFLLLITEIIPSTSLVIPLIGEYLLFTMIFVTLSIVITVFVLNVHHRSPSTHTMPHWVRGALLGCVPRWLLMNRPPPPLELCRPPRLKLSPSYHWLESNVDAEEREVVVEEEDRWACAGHAAPSVGTLCSHGHLHSGASGPKAETVLQKGELLLSPRMQKALEGMHYIADHLRSEDADSSVKEDWKYVAMVIDRIFLWLFIIVCFLGTIGLFLPPFLAGMI
- the CHRNA2 gene encoding neuronal acetylcholine receptor subunit alpha-2 isoform X2 encodes the protein MGPSCPVFLSFTKLSLWWLLLTPAGGEEAKRPPPRAPGDPLSSPSPTALPQGGSHTEAEDRLFKHLFRGYNRWARPVPNTSDVDEKNQMMTTNVWLKQEWSDYKLRWNPADFGNITSLRVPSEMIWIPDIVLYNNADGEFAVTHMTKAHLFSTGTVHWVPPAIYKSSCSIDVTFFPFDQQNCKMKFGSWTYDKAKIDLEQMEQTVDLKDYWESGEWAIVNATGTYNSKKYDCCAEIYPDVTYAFVIRRLPLFYTINLIIPCLLISCLTVLVFYLPSDCGEKITLCISVLLSLTVFLLLITEIIPSTSLVIPLIGEYLLFTMIFVTLSIVITVFVLNVHHRSPSTHTMPHWVRGALLGCVPRWLLMNRPPPPLELCRPPRLKLSPSYHWLESNVDAEEREVVVEEEDRWACAGHAAPSVGTLCSHGHLHSGASGPKAETVLQKGELLLSPRMQKALEGMHYIADHLRSEDADSSVKEDWKYVAMVIDRIFLWLFIIVCFLGTIGLFLPPFLAGMI
- the CHRNA2 gene encoding neuronal acetylcholine receptor subunit alpha-2 isoform X3; amino-acid sequence: MTKAHLFSTGTVHWVPPAIYKSSCSIDVTFFPFDQQNCKMKFGSWTYDKAKIDLEQMEQTVDLKDYWESGEWAIVNATGTYNSKKYDCCAEIYPDVTYAFVIRRLPLFYTINLIIPCLLISCLTVLVFYLPSDCGEKITLCISVLLSLTVFLLLITEIIPSTSLVIPLIGEYLLFTMIFVTLSIVITVFVLNVHHRSPSTHTMPHWVRGALLGCVPRWLLMNRPPPPLELCRPPRLKLSPSYHWLESNVDAEEREVVVEEEDRWACAGHAAPSVGTLCSHGHLHSGASGPKAETVLQKGELLLSPRMQKALEGMHYIADHLRSEDADSSVKEDWKYVAMVIDRIFLWLFIIVCFLGTIGLFLPPFLAGMI